The genomic stretch AGCAGCGCCAGCCGGGCGGTGTAGTCGCCGTTTTGTTCCAGCGTACGCAAGGTGTCGGTGGGTTCCAGCAGCGCGCGCAGCAGCGCTTTTTTCATGTTGCGGGTGCCGATAATCCAGGCGGCGATGCGGTTGATGGAAGCATCGAAGAAATCCAGCCCGATATGCACCCGATCGAACAGTCGGTGGCGCACGACTTCGTGGGCGATGGCCTGCGTTTCGTCGTCCAGCAGCACCACGTGGTCGCTGTCCCAGCGCACCGGTCGGCTGACGTGCAGCAACAGGCGCGGTACGAACAGGCTGGCGCTGGAGATTTTGTCGGAAATCACTTCGGTGGGGTGGAAGTGACCGGCGTCCAGACACAGCGCGGTCTGGCGGCTGGTGGCGTAGCCCAGATAAAACTCGCTGGAGCCGACGGTAAAACTTTCCGCCCCCAGCCCGAACAGTTTGCTCTCCACCGCGTCGATATGGTGCGCCGGGTCCAGTTTTTCGGCGAGAACCTCGTCGAGCGACGCCAGCAGCCGCTGACGGAACGCCAGCCGGTCGACGGTCAGGTCCTTCATGCCGTCCGGAATCCAGATATTCATTACCGAAGCGGTGCCCAGTTCCTGGCCGAACCAGGCGGAAATACGGCGGCTGGCCTGACAGTGCTCAATCCAGAAACGGCGCACGTTTTCATCCGGGTGCGACAGGGTAAAACCGTCGCGGCTAAGCGGGTGCGAAAAACAGGTGGGGTTGAAGTCCAGCCCCAGTTGATGTGTTTTGGCCCAGGTTACCCAGTGGCTGAAATGGTGCGGTTCGATGGCGTTGCGCGCCACCGGCGTATCCGATTCCAGATAGATGGCGTGCAGATTCAACCGCTTCGGGCCGGGGATCTGGCGGAACGCCTGCTCCAGATCGGCGCGCAGATCGGCGGCGTTGCGCGCTTTGCCAGGATAGTTGCCGGTGGCCTGAATACCGCCGGTCAGCGCGCCGCTGTCGTGCTCGAAGCCAGCGACGTCGTCGCCCTGCCAGCAGTGGATGGAGACCGGAATCTGATCCAGCTGGCGCAGCGCGGCATCCACATCAATATTCAGTCGGGCGTAACGTTCTCTGGCCAGCCGCCAGGCGGTTTCTATCGCGGTATTCATACGGTAAGCTCCTCGTTAACCTGGCACAGCGCCTGAAAACGGCGCCAGTGACCAGCAAAATCACTATCCTGTCGGGGGATAAACGGTTGCAGCGGGATG from Dickeya fangzhongdai encodes the following:
- a CDS encoding L-rhamnose isomerase, giving the protein MNTAIETAWRLARERYARLNIDVDAALRQLDQIPVSIHCWQGDDVAGFEHDSGALTGGIQATGNYPGKARNAADLRADLEQAFRQIPGPKRLNLHAIYLESDTPVARNAIEPHHFSHWVTWAKTHQLGLDFNPTCFSHPLSRDGFTLSHPDENVRRFWIEHCQASRRISAWFGQELGTASVMNIWIPDGMKDLTVDRLAFRQRLLASLDEVLAEKLDPAHHIDAVESKLFGLGAESFTVGSSEFYLGYATSRQTALCLDAGHFHPTEVISDKISSASLFVPRLLLHVSRPVRWDSDHVVLLDDETQAIAHEVVRHRLFDRVHIGLDFFDASINRIAAWIIGTRNMKKALLRALLEPTDTLRTLEQNGDYTARLALLEEQKSLPWQAVWEHYCQQHDVTPGGDWLQSVRHYENTVLCQR